A portion of the Granulosicoccus antarcticus IMCC3135 genome contains these proteins:
- a CDS encoding ATP-binding cassette domain-containing protein, with product MHELCVKDLSLQLPNGNWLIKGLSFKVEPGQVLALMGPSGSGKSSILSWLTGTNDSRLCVSGDVWLGPRQLTCLPTERRRLGLMLQQDYLFPHMSVGDNLRFGLRGGSRQERDARVRQSLEEASLGGMENRDPATLSGGQRARVSLVRTLLSDPCALLLDEPFSGLDTTLREQIRRFTWEAAAQLPVLLVTHDLADIPKQANILDIGNSQAGG from the coding sequence ATGCATGAACTCTGCGTCAAAGATCTCAGCCTGCAGTTACCCAATGGCAACTGGCTGATCAAGGGACTCTCGTTCAAGGTTGAGCCGGGTCAGGTGTTGGCTCTGATGGGCCCTAGTGGTAGTGGTAAATCCAGCATTCTCAGTTGGTTGACCGGGACCAATGATTCGCGCCTGTGTGTCTCCGGCGATGTCTGGCTGGGACCACGTCAGCTGACTTGCCTGCCAACCGAGCGGCGTCGCCTGGGTTTGATGCTGCAGCAGGACTATCTGTTTCCACACATGAGTGTCGGTGACAATTTACGCTTCGGGTTGCGCGGAGGCAGTCGGCAGGAGCGTGATGCAAGAGTCCGGCAAAGTCTGGAAGAGGCATCGCTAGGCGGCATGGAGAATCGTGACCCGGCAACATTGTCCGGTGGGCAGCGTGCCCGAGTCAGTCTGGTCAGAACCTTGCTGTCCGACCCTTGCGCGCTGCTGCTCGATGAGCCCTTTTCTGGTCTGGACACGACCCTTCGTGAGCAGATTCGACGCTTCACCTGGGAGGCGGCTGCGCAGCTACCGGTACTGTTGGTCACACATGATCTGGCCGATATACCGAAGCAGGCCAACATTCTGGACATTGGCAACAGCCAGGCAGGCGGGTAA
- a CDS encoding ABC transporter permease, whose translation MSVAGQLLLRAMAWLLIGLFLLPVVLGLGGTLLPALGLAPTLAPGNGFAQILSDPRFVPALICSLSTGLISTFLVLGMTLLTLVCVHGTRWWTWLGAAMPPILAVPHAAIAIGLIFLLSPSGALVRLVSPELTGWLRPPTDWVVPDAGGWTLIIGLVIKETPFLLLAAAAQLPALNVDASLRIGRTLGYAPARCWSRLILPRLYPRIRLTLIIILAFNLTVVDMAVLLGPGNPPTLAVLLMSLVNDPGSRAAASAGAVLLAMLVVICFLGMWMLECLMAFIAKRRRQSGVRGHGITLFRRLGMSAMVLILLTSLSSLALLLVWSFTRRWRFPDAWPSQWTLTNWSSRADVLLQPAWTTLTIAVTTLLLALLSAIAWLELERRSLVPRLDGIWFVPLLIPQVSLLFGWQAVTLWAGIDGQWWTVVFTHWLYTLPYVILILAVPWRELAPEWGYAAQALGAGYWRVLWCIRLPMLRRPLCQASAVAIAVSVAQYLPTLLMGAGRHPTLATELVTSFGGVDRRMIAALAVLQSLLPLLAFVFALIYPRWRQLRVARQKNPSSNRAPVR comes from the coding sequence ATGAGCGTAGCTGGCCAATTGTTGCTGCGAGCGATGGCCTGGCTCCTGATCGGATTGTTTCTGTTACCGGTGGTACTGGGGCTGGGTGGTACCTTGTTGCCGGCACTGGGGTTGGCGCCGACACTGGCACCGGGCAACGGCTTTGCACAGATATTGTCAGACCCCCGGTTCGTACCTGCCCTGATTTGCAGCTTGTCGACCGGGCTCATCTCCACGTTTCTGGTTCTGGGCATGACGCTGCTGACGCTCGTTTGCGTGCATGGAACTCGCTGGTGGACCTGGTTAGGTGCTGCCATGCCGCCTATTCTGGCAGTGCCGCACGCGGCTATTGCCATCGGGCTGATCTTTCTGTTATCGCCAAGCGGCGCTCTGGTGAGGCTGGTCTCGCCTGAGCTGACTGGCTGGTTGCGTCCGCCGACTGACTGGGTGGTTCCTGATGCCGGTGGCTGGACACTGATTATCGGTCTGGTGATCAAAGAAACACCGTTTCTGTTGCTCGCGGCAGCCGCGCAACTGCCTGCCTTGAACGTTGACGCCTCCTTGCGTATCGGCCGCACTTTGGGTTATGCGCCTGCCCGTTGCTGGAGTCGTCTCATTTTGCCGCGTTTGTATCCGCGCATCCGTCTGACGCTGATTATCATTCTTGCATTCAATCTGACGGTGGTGGATATGGCTGTCCTGCTGGGGCCGGGTAATCCACCGACGCTGGCAGTATTGCTGATGTCGCTGGTCAATGATCCGGGCTCGCGTGCCGCGGCATCGGCAGGTGCAGTGCTGCTGGCGATGCTCGTCGTCATCTGTTTCCTGGGCATGTGGATGCTGGAATGCCTGATGGCGTTCATTGCAAAACGACGGCGTCAGAGCGGTGTACGAGGGCACGGCATCACCTTGTTCAGACGACTGGGCATGAGTGCCATGGTGCTGATCCTGTTGACGAGTCTGAGCTCGCTGGCGCTGTTACTGGTCTGGAGTTTTACGCGTCGCTGGCGTTTTCCCGATGCCTGGCCCAGTCAATGGACACTGACTAATTGGTCCTCTCGTGCCGATGTCTTATTGCAGCCTGCCTGGACGACGCTGACCATCGCCGTCACGACGCTGTTACTTGCTTTGCTCAGTGCCATTGCCTGGCTTGAACTGGAGCGTCGTTCTCTGGTGCCGCGACTGGATGGAATCTGGTTCGTACCGCTGCTGATACCACAGGTCAGTCTGTTGTTTGGCTGGCAGGCCGTGACGTTGTGGGCCGGTATCGACGGCCAATGGTGGACCGTGGTGTTTACGCACTGGCTCTATACCTTGCCCTACGTCATTCTGATCCTGGCGGTGCCCTGGCGCGAGCTGGCTCCTGAATGGGGCTATGCGGCTCAGGCTCTGGGTGCGGGATATTGGCGAGTCTTGTGGTGCATCCGCTTGCCGATGTTACGCCGGCCTCTATGTCAGGCCTCGGCGGTGGCGATCGCGGTCAGTGTGGCCCAGTATCTGCCAACCCTACTGATGGGGGCGGGTCGTCATCCGACCCTGGCGACGGAGTTGGTCACCAGTTTTGGTGGTGTTGATCGGCGCATGATCGCAGCTCTGGCCGTCTTGCAGAGTCTGTTGCCTCTGTTGGCTTTTGTCTTTGCACTGATCTATCCCCGGTGGCGCCAACTACGTGTGGCGCGGCAGAAAAATCCTTCCTCGAATCGAGCTCCTGTCCGCTAA
- a CDS encoding ABC transporter substrate-binding protein codes for MTKERHIAGLWESMGCQYTGGTTYSPEHREPEHLMPMSNYLQESGALSSDHACTLTDARQTVSRPARLQRFWRMTAGAMLLAAAGQAQAVEPDSPWPEVLQEARGESVYFNAWGGSERINSYLSWAADRLEKEYGVTLEHVKVGDIAEVVGQLEAAKLVGRNADGNVDLVWVNGENFASLKRGGLLWGDFANTLPNASLLNKSASMQADFSVPIEGLESPWGGAQLVFIYDTVTVETPPASAQALLDFVKEGGRFAYPAPPAFHGTTFIKQLLIELSSGSDAAAALAVPVEEADFDAVTAPLWAYLDQLHPQLRGAGETWPTSGEMTRQLLDDGELDIAISFNPNEASAAVRGGQLPDTVRTYVFDKGTIGNTHFVSIPWNASAKAGAMVVADFLLSPEAQARKADPEFWGEPTVLDVASLTGPDRALFDAVDLGVWALPLGTGKVLSEPHSSWAQALEAGWLQHYGQ; via the coding sequence ATGACAAAAGAGCGCCATATCGCCGGTCTATGGGAATCCATGGGCTGCCAGTACACTGGCGGTACAACGTACTCTCCTGAACACCGTGAACCAGAGCACCTGATGCCCATGTCCAATTATCTACAAGAATCAGGTGCATTGAGCAGTGATCATGCCTGCACCCTGACTGATGCTCGGCAAACTGTTTCCCGTCCTGCTCGCCTGCAACGATTCTGGCGCATGACGGCGGGTGCCATGTTACTGGCAGCGGCAGGTCAGGCGCAGGCTGTAGAGCCCGATTCACCATGGCCTGAAGTCTTGCAAGAGGCACGTGGAGAATCGGTGTATTTCAATGCCTGGGGAGGTAGTGAGCGCATCAACAGTTATCTGTCCTGGGCCGCAGATCGTCTGGAGAAAGAGTATGGAGTCACCCTGGAGCATGTCAAGGTTGGCGATATTGCCGAAGTGGTCGGTCAGCTGGAAGCCGCCAAGCTGGTTGGGCGCAATGCCGATGGTAATGTCGATCTGGTGTGGGTGAATGGTGAGAATTTTGCTTCATTGAAACGTGGTGGTTTGCTGTGGGGGGATTTTGCCAACACTCTGCCCAATGCCAGTCTGCTCAATAAATCAGCATCGATGCAGGCGGATTTCTCTGTTCCCATTGAGGGACTCGAATCACCTTGGGGAGGCGCGCAACTGGTCTTTATCTATGACACTGTGACCGTGGAGACACCGCCAGCCTCGGCACAGGCTTTGCTGGACTTTGTCAAAGAGGGCGGTCGTTTTGCCTATCCGGCACCACCGGCTTTTCATGGCACCACCTTCATCAAGCAGCTGCTGATCGAACTGAGCAGTGGTAGCGATGCGGCAGCGGCACTGGCGGTCCCCGTGGAGGAGGCAGATTTTGATGCAGTAACTGCACCGTTATGGGCCTATCTGGATCAGTTGCACCCACAGTTACGTGGTGCCGGTGAAACATGGCCCACCAGTGGCGAGATGACGCGTCAGTTACTCGATGATGGTGAGCTGGATATAGCCATCTCATTCAATCCCAATGAGGCTAGTGCGGCGGTCAGAGGTGGCCAGTTGCCAGACACTGTGCGTACTTATGTCTTCGATAAGGGCACCATCGGTAACACCCATTTTGTCTCCATTCCCTGGAATGCCAGCGCGAAAGCCGGTGCCATGGTCGTGGCTGATTTTCTACTGTCGCCCGAAGCGCAGGCTCGCAAGGCTGATCCCGAGTTCTGGGGCGAGCCCACAGTATTGGATGTAGCCTCGCTGACTGGGCCCGATCGTGCACTGTTTGATGCGGTTGATCTGGGTGTCTGGGCTCTGCCTCTGGGGACGGGCAAGGTTCTGTCAGAACCTCATTCATCCTGGGCGCAGGCGCTTGAAGCTGGCTGGTTGCAGCACTATGGCCAATAA